The following are encoded together in the Pedobacter sp. D749 genome:
- the ubiE gene encoding bifunctional demethylmenaquinone methyltransferase/2-methoxy-6-polyprenyl-1,4-benzoquinol methylase UbiE — protein MNQNITPYQVEDATKKEQVATMFNNISGTYDFLNHFLSLGIDVLWRKKAIKELVSIHPRTLLDVATGTGDFAFEAIKKLHPEKVIGVDISEGMLEVAKKKINERSLNEVFTVQVGDSEGLHFENDTFDAITCAYGVRNFENLEKGLTDMYRVLKPNGKMVILEFSKPKVFPVKQLYSFYFKQVTPFFGKLFSKDHRAYTYLPESVAAFPDGEDFTRLMEKVGFKSTKQRILTFGISSIYVGTK, from the coding sequence ATGAATCAGAATATTACTCCATACCAGGTAGAAGATGCAACTAAAAAAGAGCAGGTTGCAACCATGTTTAACAACATTTCGGGCACTTACGATTTTTTAAACCATTTTCTCTCTTTAGGGATTGACGTATTATGGCGTAAGAAAGCCATTAAAGAACTGGTTTCCATCCATCCAAGAACTTTACTTGATGTAGCTACAGGAACAGGCGATTTTGCTTTTGAAGCCATTAAAAAGCTGCATCCAGAAAAGGTAATTGGTGTTGATATTTCAGAAGGAATGTTAGAAGTAGCCAAAAAGAAAATTAACGAGCGCAGCTTAAATGAAGTTTTTACCGTTCAGGTAGGCGACTCTGAAGGCCTGCATTTCGAAAATGATACTTTTGATGCCATTACCTGCGCCTATGGTGTACGTAATTTCGAAAATCTCGAAAAAGGATTGACTGATATGTACAGGGTATTAAAGCCTAACGGAAAAATGGTAATACTGGAGTTTTCAAAACCAAAGGTTTTCCCGGTAAAACAATTGTATAGTTTTTATTTTAAACAGGTAACACCGTTTTTTGGAAAACTCTTTTCTAAAGACCATAGAGCCTACACTTATTTGCCAGAATCGGTAGCTGCTTTTCCAGACGGGGAAGATTTTACCAGACTGATGGAAAAAGTTGGGTTTAAAAGTACCAAACAAAGAATTTTAACGTTTGGAATAAGTTCGATATATGTAGGGACCAAATGA
- a CDS encoding SDR family oxidoreductase → MSKIALITGATSGIGEACAHIFAQQGYNLVLLARREDRLAKIAHHLEDKYAITIKQVLADVRDKESLTAALEVLPAEWKKVDVLINNAGLSQGLDPIDKGDTNDWDTMIDTNVKGLLYVTKIVSNWMIPNQSGHIINIGSIAGKEVYPNGNVYCASKHAVDALSKGMRIDLLPHGIKVTEINPGMVETEFSVVRFKGDEDRAKKVYENLEPLIAGDIADAIWYVVSRPKHVNINDMLIMPTAQATATIINRV, encoded by the coding sequence ATGTCTAAAATCGCATTAATTACAGGTGCAACTTCTGGTATTGGCGAAGCTTGCGCACATATATTTGCTCAACAAGGTTATAACCTGGTATTATTGGCCCGCAGAGAAGATCGCCTGGCTAAAATTGCACATCATTTAGAAGACAAATATGCCATTACGATTAAACAGGTTTTGGCAGATGTTCGCGATAAAGAAAGTCTTACCGCTGCTTTAGAAGTTTTGCCGGCAGAATGGAAAAAGGTTGATGTTTTGATCAACAATGCAGGTTTAAGTCAGGGTTTAGACCCCATTGATAAAGGTGATACCAACGATTGGGACACCATGATTGATACCAATGTAAAAGGCTTGCTTTATGTAACCAAAATTGTTTCCAACTGGATGATCCCAAATCAATCGGGTCATATTATTAATATCGGTTCTATCGCCGGGAAAGAAGTTTATCCAAATGGAAACGTATATTGTGCAAGTAAACATGCTGTAGATGCTTTGAGTAAAGGCATGCGCATCGATTTATTACCTCATGGCATTAAGGTTACCGAAATTAATCCGGGCATGGTAGAAACAGAATTTTCGGTGGTACGTTTTAAAGGAGATGAAGACCGGGCGAAAAAGGTGTACGAAAACCTGGAGCCGCTAATTGCCGGCGATATTGCCGATGCCATTTGGTATGTTGTGAGCCGGCCAAAACATGTTAACATTAACGATATGCTGATTATGCCAACCGCACAGGCTACCGCAACAATTATAAATAGAGTATAA
- a CDS encoding CBS domain-containing protein → MFAAEIISDSIPSLRTDDTVQKALDRMNDFKLKHLPVVNEATLLGLVSEDDLLNIDNHDTLLSDSAVNTLNVFVLNNAHTYDVIRLFSQLKLTVIPVLDQQKNYAGLIPISNMVNAVAEQYAVNEPGGIIVLEISNRDNSLAHIAQIVEADNAQVLSSYVNSFEDSTRLEVTLKVNKTEITSLVASFERYDYLVKEVYNNTQIDDGSQERYDSFMNYLNV, encoded by the coding sequence ATGTTTGCAGCAGAAATCATATCAGATTCAATCCCATCACTAAGAACCGATGATACGGTGCAGAAAGCTTTAGATCGCATGAACGATTTTAAACTGAAGCATTTGCCGGTTGTTAATGAGGCAACTTTATTGGGTTTGGTTTCTGAAGATGATTTATTAAATATTGATAATCACGATACACTTTTAAGCGATAGCGCGGTAAATACGCTTAATGTTTTTGTGTTGAATAATGCGCATACCTATGATGTAATCAGGTTATTTAGCCAGCTAAAATTAACAGTTATTCCTGTTCTGGATCAACAGAAAAATTATGCTGGTTTAATTCCTATTAGTAATATGGTAAATGCTGTTGCCGAACAGTATGCCGTAAATGAACCTGGCGGAATTATCGTTCTGGAGATTAGTAACCGTGATAATTCTCTGGCCCATATTGCGCAGATTGTTGAAGCCGATAATGCACAGGTACTCTCTTCTTATGTAAATTCTTTCGAAGATTCAACACGTCTGGAAGTAACGCTCAAAGTTAATAAAACAGAAATCACTTCATTGGTAGCCTCTTTCGAAAGATATGATTATCTGGTTAAAGAGGTTTACAATAATACCCAGATTGATGATGGATCGCAGGAGCGTTACGATTCTTTCATGAACTATTTAAATGTATAA
- a CDS encoding M3 family oligoendopeptidase yields the protein MITKKIRTYIPQELNITWENLEPLFTELQNREISSTAELEQWLKDRSELEAALEEDFAWRYIRMSCDTANEELVKNFQYFATEIEPKISPLANELNKKFVESPFMDDLDKEKYFVYSRAIKKALELYRDENIELFTELQVKQQKYQSTTGAMSVELNGQEYTLEQASIFIKDLNREVRENAWKTIQQRRLVDKDDLNILFDELIKLRNQVALNAGFENYRDYMFQALGRFDYTPQDCYDFANAIEKEIVPILKEQAEKRREALGLEVLKPWDLEVSISGKPALKPFNNGEELIDKSIACFNAIDEKLGSKLATMKENNLFDVESRKGKAPGGYNYPLAETGAPFIFMNSANSLRDLTTMVHEGGHAIHTFLTANLELNDFKHCPSEVAELASMSMELISMDNWDVYFDNEEDLNRAKKEQLADVLKTLPWVAVIDQFQHWIYTNPNHTAADREETFKQIFNRFGAGFADWTDLEQQFGNGWQKQLHLFEVPFYYIEYAIAQLGAIAVWKNYKENPEKALEQYLAALALGYTKPMNEIYETAGIKFDFSAEYVKELASFVKDELEKLG from the coding sequence ATGATAACTAAGAAAATTAGAACATATATTCCACAGGAACTAAACATTACCTGGGAAAATTTAGAACCACTTTTTACTGAACTACAAAACCGCGAAATAAGCAGCACAGCGGAGTTAGAACAATGGTTAAAAGACCGTTCGGAACTTGAAGCTGCCCTGGAAGAAGACTTTGCCTGGAGATATATCAGAATGAGCTGCGACACCGCAAATGAAGAACTGGTTAAAAACTTTCAATATTTTGCGACCGAAATAGAGCCAAAAATTTCTCCGTTAGCCAACGAATTGAACAAAAAATTTGTCGAAAGTCCATTTATGGATGATCTGGACAAAGAAAAATATTTCGTGTACAGTCGCGCCATTAAAAAAGCTCTTGAACTTTACCGCGACGAAAACATTGAACTCTTCACTGAACTTCAGGTAAAACAACAGAAATACCAGAGTACTACAGGCGCCATGAGCGTTGAGCTTAACGGGCAGGAATATACCCTGGAGCAAGCCTCTATCTTTATTAAAGACTTAAACCGCGAGGTACGTGAAAATGCGTGGAAAACAATCCAACAACGCCGTTTGGTTGATAAAGATGATTTAAACATTTTATTTGATGAGCTGATTAAGCTGCGCAATCAGGTAGCTTTAAATGCTGGCTTTGAAAACTATCGCGATTATATGTTCCAGGCTTTAGGACGTTTTGATTATACCCCGCAAGACTGTTACGATTTTGCCAACGCGATTGAAAAGGAAATTGTTCCGATTTTAAAAGAACAGGCTGAAAAACGCCGTGAAGCTTTAGGTTTAGAGGTATTAAAACCCTGGGACCTTGAAGTGAGCATTAGTGGCAAACCAGCGTTGAAACCTTTTAACAACGGCGAAGAACTGATTGATAAAAGTATTGCCTGTTTTAATGCCATTGATGAAAAATTAGGTTCAAAATTGGCGACAATGAAGGAGAATAACCTTTTTGATGTGGAGAGCAGAAAAGGCAAGGCACCTGGTGGTTATAACTATCCTTTAGCAGAAACCGGGGCACCATTTATCTTCATGAATTCGGCAAATTCGTTGCGCGATTTAACTACAATGGTTCACGAAGGAGGGCATGCGATTCATACCTTTTTAACGGCAAATTTGGAGTTAAACGACTTTAAACATTGTCCATCTGAGGTGGCTGAACTGGCATCGATGAGTATGGAATTAATCTCAATGGATAATTGGGATGTTTATTTCGACAACGAAGAAGACCTAAACCGTGCTAAAAAAGAACAGCTGGCTGATGTTTTGAAAACATTGCCCTGGGTTGCGGTAATTGATCAGTTTCAACATTGGATTTACACCAACCCGAACCATACCGCGGCCGACCGTGAAGAAACCTTTAAACAGATTTTTAACCGTTTTGGCGCAGGCTTTGCCGATTGGACAGATTTAGAACAGCAGTTTGGAAATGGCTGGCAAAAACAATTGCATTTATTCGAAGTTCCATTTTATTATATCGAATATGCAATTGCCCAGTTAGGTGCCATTGCTGTTTGGAAAAACTATAAAGAAAATCCGGAAAAAGCTTTAGAACAATATTTGGCTGCACTTGCTTTAGGTTACACCAAACCGATGAATGAGATCTATGAAACCGCGGGAATCAAATTTGATTTCAGCGCGGAATATGTAAAGGAACTGGCAAGTTTTGTGAAAGATGAGTTAGAGAAATTAGGTTAA
- a CDS encoding GatB/YqeY domain-containing protein gives MISTTIDQEIKKAMLAKNNAQLRGLRAIKAALLLAKTEKGSSEEITEETELKILQKLIKQRRESADIYKQQNREDLYQVEEEEIEVINQFLPKQLDKAEVAVIIETVIKQSGATSVKDMGKVMGMANKELAGKADGKLIAEIVKEKLA, from the coding sequence ATGATATCAACTACAATAGATCAGGAAATAAAAAAAGCCATGTTGGCTAAAAACAATGCACAGTTAAGAGGTTTAAGAGCAATAAAAGCAGCCTTACTTTTGGCTAAAACAGAGAAAGGATCTTCAGAAGAAATTACAGAAGAAACTGAACTAAAAATTCTTCAGAAACTGATTAAACAACGCCGTGAATCTGCTGATATTTATAAGCAACAAAATCGCGAAGATTTGTATCAGGTAGAAGAAGAAGAAATTGAAGTGATTAACCAGTTTTTGCCAAAACAGTTGGATAAGGCTGAGGTTGCTGTAATTATCGAAACAGTAATAAAACAATCTGGTGCTACATCGGTTAAGGATATGGGGAAGGTAATGGGCATGGCAAACAAAGAACTTGCAGGTAAGGCTGACGGTAAATTAATTGCGGAAATTGTTAAAGAAAAACTAGCTTAA
- the yihA gene encoding ribosome biogenesis GTP-binding protein YihA/YsxC — translation MIIKTATFVCSNTQISALPVPTMPEYAFIGRSNVGKSSLINMLVNQHGLAKTSQRPGKTQLINHFLINEAWYIVDLPGYGYAKVSKTSREKWEKFIRAYITKRESLQCVFVLIDSRLEPQGIDIEFCYWLGEKQIPFSLIFTKADKQGMTTTQKNVAAFKKKLGEFFEEIPATFISSAEKGTGKDEVLNFIYEVNKDFVVPTDYKKF, via the coding sequence ATGATTATCAAAACGGCAACATTTGTTTGCAGCAACACCCAGATCTCGGCACTACCGGTACCAACCATGCCCGAATATGCATTTATTGGTCGCTCTAACGTGGGTAAATCTTCATTAATCAATATGCTGGTTAATCAGCATGGATTAGCTAAAACCTCTCAACGTCCTGGAAAAACACAGTTGATTAACCACTTTTTAATTAACGAGGCCTGGTACATTGTCGATTTACCGGGTTATGGTTATGCCAAGGTTTCTAAAACCAGCAGAGAGAAATGGGAAAAATTTATCCGCGCTTATATCACCAAAAGAGAAAGTTTACAATGTGTTTTTGTACTGATAGACAGCCGTTTAGAACCTCAGGGAATTGATATTGAATTTTGCTATTGGTTAGGTGAAAAACAGATCCCTTTTTCGCTAATTTTTACCAAAGCTGATAAACAGGGTATGACTACCACCCAGAAAAATGTAGCTGCCTTTAAGAAAAAATTAGGCGAATTTTTCGAAGAGATTCCAGCCACTTTTATCAGTTCTGCCGAAAAAGGAACTGGAAAAGATGAAGTTTTAAATTTCATTTATGAGGTGAATAAAGATTTCGTGGTACCAACGGATTATAAGAAGTTTTAA
- a CDS encoding outer membrane beta-barrel protein — protein MIRKLSLILSFFMVSATTFAQNWGGGIDDEDWSFGFNFQYISSEYKILKKPNWRSPFYEVPNSFDPSYNPGVPLTSTLNSISSPPAQGFGLGFVMNRMISDNFDIRATPSLIFSDRVVAYEYEPMAPIILGTGQTKNFQTMVERKVQSTMFEFPLGIKVKSNRLNNLRVYWLGGAKYSIDIASKKKTFDEGETAVNKFLKNNRNYLSYETGIGFDIYFEYFKMSPEIKLSYSANDLLQHDNTVYANPIDKLKLRQLTFSLIFQ, from the coding sequence ATGATCAGAAAATTAAGCCTCATTCTTTCATTTTTTATGGTTTCTGCAACCACCTTTGCTCAGAATTGGGGTGGCGGAATAGATGATGAAGATTGGAGTTTTGGTTTTAATTTTCAGTATATCTCGTCCGAATACAAAATCCTTAAAAAGCCAAATTGGAGATCCCCTTTTTATGAGGTGCCAAATTCGTTTGATCCATCTTACAATCCAGGCGTTCCGCTTACCTCAACACTAAATTCTATTTCCAGCCCACCAGCTCAAGGTTTTGGATTGGGTTTTGTAATGAATAGAATGATCTCTGATAACTTCGATATCAGGGCAACGCCTTCACTAATTTTTAGTGATAGGGTAGTCGCTTACGAGTATGAGCCAATGGCGCCAATTATCCTGGGCACAGGGCAAACAAAAAACTTCCAAACAATGGTAGAAAGAAAAGTTCAGTCTACGATGTTTGAATTCCCATTAGGCATAAAGGTAAAATCGAACCGGCTGAACAATTTAAGGGTCTACTGGTTGGGTGGTGCGAAATATTCTATAGATATAGCTTCGAAAAAGAAAACTTTCGATGAAGGCGAAACCGCTGTAAATAAGTTTTTAAAAAATAATAGAAATTACCTGTCGTACGAAACAGGTATTGGTTTCGATATTTATTTCGAGTATTTTAAAATGTCGCCCGAAATAAAACTGTCGTATTCGGCCAACGATTTGCTTCAGCACGACAATACCGTTTATGCCAACCCGATAGATAAGTTGAAATTACGTCAATTAACATTCAGTTTGATTTTTCAATAG
- a CDS encoding outer membrane beta-barrel family protein: MKIFAPFFTILALFCVNLLYAQTVKTHVTGTVIDKNNTKVLATLTFKSATDSSFIKTVTTNEQGNFTLDNFPSGKCTVEVKSLGYKTLLETVELAPDKIDINLSFTLQPDINELESVVIAGRKPLIERHNDKTVMNVENSIVSTGNTALEVLAKMPGVTVNQDGIISIRGRSGVNVLIDGKSTYLSTEQLATRLRSLNSNEIKTIELITNPSSKYDAEGNAGLLNIRLKKNTSYGTNGNVDLGFGYGKNPKSDAGIYINHRNKNFNVFGSFANNNNKATENLDILRVVNGSDQNTYFHQSNTQTRSTHNNNYKAGIDYFINDKNTLGFLTTGYFNNGHDSSNGLTAIGQSFTKVDYSIVADNPARNKYRNQAYNLNYKSVVDTLGQEFSIDLDYAKYHSEENTIYQNSFLDQNGLNYKSPAIFRNATPSFIKIKAAKIDYVLPISAKTKLDAGLKSSWVGTDNDFQFENLIGTDWKNDTGRSNRFIYDENINAAYATLKHEFKSTSVEIGLRTEQTNSKGNSINDNKIVKRSYFDFFPSFNINQSLNANHEIGFSYSRRIDRPDYKSLNPFVYFVDLYTFSQGNPFLNPQYTNAFQLAYNYKKTLNISLGYSITNDLIIDVLLPDHEKKTLYQTVQNLDKQYAYDLTIGYPTTVTKFWSMDNTLTSTYNQIKAANLGNNVYDRKKVNFMINSSHTFTLSPSTSAELSGEYVSSQIYGTYAIKPYYGVDFGIKKSFLNKKLNVKLTANDVFDTRKARISSALSGLDYNLMQKQESRVYRLSLNYIFGSSSIKGTRERKTSVTDEQGRIK, encoded by the coding sequence ATGAAAATATTCGCTCCCTTCTTCACGATACTTGCTTTATTTTGTGTCAATCTACTTTATGCCCAAACCGTAAAAACCCATGTTACTGGAACAGTTATCGATAAAAACAACACAAAAGTTTTGGCTACGCTCACATTTAAAAGTGCAACAGACTCTTCCTTTATCAAAACCGTGACAACTAACGAACAAGGGAATTTTACATTGGATAATTTCCCGTCGGGTAAGTGTACAGTAGAAGTTAAATCACTTGGTTATAAAACACTTTTAGAAACTGTAGAGTTAGCGCCAGACAAAATCGATATCAATTTAAGCTTTACGTTACAACCGGATATAAATGAACTGGAAAGTGTTGTTATTGCCGGCCGCAAGCCTCTAATAGAACGCCATAACGATAAAACGGTGATGAACGTAGAGAACAGTATAGTTTCGACCGGAAATACTGCCCTTGAAGTGCTTGCTAAAATGCCTGGTGTAACGGTTAATCAGGATGGGATAATCAGTATCAGAGGCAGATCTGGTGTCAATGTGCTTATTGATGGAAAATCGACCTATTTATCTACCGAACAGTTGGCTACCAGATTAAGATCGTTAAATAGTAACGAAATAAAAACGATCGAACTGATTACCAATCCTTCTTCTAAATACGATGCTGAAGGAAATGCAGGGCTACTTAATATTCGGTTAAAAAAGAACACCAGCTACGGCACTAATGGAAATGTTGACTTAGGCTTCGGATATGGCAAGAATCCAAAAAGCGATGCCGGGATATACATTAACCATCGAAACAAAAACTTTAATGTTTTTGGCAGCTTCGCCAATAACAACAATAAAGCCACCGAAAACCTTGACATTTTGAGGGTAGTAAATGGCAGCGATCAAAACACCTATTTCCATCAATCGAATACACAGACGAGATCCACACATAACAACAATTACAAAGCCGGGATTGATTATTTCATCAACGACAAAAACACTTTAGGTTTCCTCACTACGGGTTATTTTAACAATGGTCACGATTCATCTAATGGCCTTACCGCTATTGGGCAAAGTTTTACAAAGGTTGATTATTCTATCGTTGCCGATAATCCAGCAAGGAATAAATACCGCAATCAGGCTTACAACCTCAATTACAAAAGTGTGGTGGATACTTTAGGTCAGGAATTTTCTATCGATTTAGATTATGCCAAATACCATAGTGAGGAAAATACCATTTATCAAAATTCCTTTTTAGATCAAAATGGCTTGAACTATAAATCGCCGGCCATCTTTAGAAATGCTACCCCATCTTTTATTAAAATCAAGGCTGCAAAAATTGACTATGTACTTCCAATCAGCGCGAAAACTAAACTAGATGCCGGCTTAAAAAGCAGCTGGGTGGGTACAGATAATGATTTTCAATTCGAAAACCTGATTGGAACAGATTGGAAGAATGATACAGGCAGAAGTAACCGCTTTATTTACGACGAAAACATCAATGCTGCTTATGCAACCCTAAAGCATGAATTTAAATCGACCAGTGTTGAAATTGGTTTACGAACGGAACAAACCAACTCAAAAGGGAATTCGATTAACGACAATAAGATTGTAAAACGCAGTTATTTTGATTTTTTCCCAAGTTTTAACATCAACCAAAGCTTAAATGCTAATCATGAAATCGGGTTTTCATACAGTAGAAGGATAGATCGACCTGATTATAAATCACTTAACCCTTTTGTTTATTTTGTTGATTTATATACTTTTAGTCAGGGAAATCCCTTTCTTAACCCGCAGTACACCAATGCTTTTCAACTGGCGTACAATTATAAAAAAACATTAAATATTTCATTGGGATACAGCATCACCAACGACTTAATTATTGACGTTTTGCTGCCAGATCATGAGAAGAAAACACTGTACCAAACCGTGCAAAACCTAGATAAACAATACGCTTACGATTTAACAATCGGTTACCCTACAACCGTTACCAAATTCTGGAGCATGGATAATACACTTACCAGCACCTATAACCAGATTAAGGCTGCTAATTTAGGTAACAATGTTTATGATCGGAAAAAGGTGAATTTTATGATCAATAGCAGTCACACTTTTACCCTAAGCCCGTCAACATCAGCAGAACTTTCAGGAGAATATGTCTCTTCGCAGATTTATGGCACTTATGCCATTAAGCCCTATTATGGAGTGGATTTCGGAATCAAAAAATCATTCCTCAATAAAAAACTAAATGTTAAACTTACGGCCAATGATGTTTTCGATACCAGAAAAGCAAGAATCAGCAGTGCACTTTCGGGTTTAGATTATAACCTCATGCAAAAACAAGAAAGCAGGGTTTACAGACTCAGTTTAAATTACATTTTTGGTAGCAGCAGTATTAAAGGTACCCGAGAGCGAAAAACCAGCGTAACTGATGAGCAAGGCCGGATCAAATAA
- a CDS encoding alpha/beta fold hydrolase: protein MTYPIIEEDGFKYIEAGTGETLVLLHGLMGELSNWELVIEQFKDRYRVIIPILPIYDLPILTLGVKALSRYLHRFLKYKNLNQVVLVGNSLGGHVGLVFTVAHQEFVKALVLTGSSGLYENAFGGSFPRRESYDYIKEKVEFTFYDPATATKELVDDVFKTVNDRSRVIRILTMAKSAIRHNMSKDLSKITIPVSLIWGKNDKVTPPEVAEEFHQLLPNSELNWVDKCGHAPMMEHPQVFNAYLEKFLDRILLK, encoded by the coding sequence ATGACTTACCCGATAATAGAAGAAGACGGATTTAAATACATTGAAGCCGGAACAGGCGAGACACTGGTATTGTTACACGGCCTAATGGGCGAACTAAGCAATTGGGAACTGGTTATCGAACAGTTTAAAGATCGCTATCGTGTAATTATTCCAATTTTACCAATTTACGATCTCCCTATTTTAACATTGGGTGTAAAAGCATTGTCGAGGTATCTTCATCGTTTTTTAAAATATAAAAATTTAAACCAGGTAGTGCTTGTTGGTAATTCGCTTGGTGGCCATGTTGGTCTGGTATTTACCGTTGCCCATCAGGAATTTGTTAAAGCGTTGGTACTTACAGGTAGTTCTGGTTTATACGAAAATGCTTTTGGAGGGTCTTTCCCACGTAGAGAGAGCTACGATTATATTAAAGAAAAGGTAGAATTTACTTTTTACGATCCGGCAACGGCAACTAAAGAACTGGTAGATGATGTTTTTAAAACGGTTAACGATAGATCAAGGGTTATTCGTATTTTAACCATGGCAAAATCGGCAATTCGCCACAATATGTCTAAAGATCTTTCGAAGATTACCATACCGGTTTCCTTAATATGGGGTAAAAACGATAAGGTTACTCCGCCGGAAGTGGCAGAAGAATTCCACCAGTTATTGCCAAACTCAGAATTAAACTGGGTTGATAAATGCGGGCATGCACCTATGATGGAACACCCACAGGTATTTAACGCTTACTTAGAAAAATTTTTAGATAGAATATTGTTGAAATAA
- a CDS encoding NAD kinase, with the protein MRIAIYGRDFNDTVLPYVQEVFNHLAEHHIQPVLYSKFKTSLHGKIKLPSNTIIFHNHAELKDHADVLLSLGGDGTLLDTLSLIRNSGIPVIGINFGRLGFLASINKNEIGSALNALINKEYTLDSRSLLTLESDNRLFGEENFALNDITIHRRDNSAMMIIHASMNNEFINSYWADGLIIATPTGSTAYSLSCGGPIIYPDSENFVITPIAPHNLNVRPVVVPDDNKLSFEVEARESKFLVSCDSRTVTVERSVKISIKKADFCINLIRLNNETYLNTLRNKLLWGIDTRNY; encoded by the coding sequence ATGAGGATTGCAATTTACGGCAGAGATTTTAATGATACGGTTTTGCCCTATGTACAAGAGGTTTTTAATCATTTAGCAGAACACCATATTCAGCCTGTTTTATATTCCAAATTTAAAACATCCCTTCATGGTAAAATAAAACTGCCTTCCAATACAATCATTTTTCATAACCATGCCGAACTCAAAGACCATGCTGATGTATTGTTAAGCCTGGGTGGAGATGGTACTTTACTTGATACCTTATCGTTGATCCGCAATTCTGGCATACCCGTAATCGGGATTAACTTTGGCCGCCTGGGCTTTCTAGCCAGTATCAATAAAAACGAAATTGGATCAGCACTCAATGCACTGATCAATAAGGAATATACCTTAGATTCCAGGTCACTTTTAACCTTAGAATCCGATAATCGTTTATTTGGTGAAGAAAACTTTGCGTTAAACGATATTACGATTCACCGTCGCGATAATTCCGCTATGATGATTATCCACGCTTCAATGAACAACGAGTTTATCAACTCTTATTGGGCCGACGGATTAATTATAGCTACCCCAACCGGCTCTACAGCATACTCTTTAAGCTGCGGTGGCCCAATCATTTATCCGGATTCTGAAAATTTTGTAATTACACCCATTGCACCGCATAACTTAAATGTAAGGCCAGTGGTTGTACCAGATGATAATAAACTCTCTTTTGAAGTTGAAGCCAGAGAATCAAAATTTTTGGTTTCGTGCGATAGCCGAACCGTTACCGTAGAGCGTTCAGTAAAAATTAGTATAAAAAAGGCAGATTTTTGCATAAATCTTATCCGCCTTAATAATGAAACCTACTTAAACACGTTAAGGAAT
- a CDS encoding UbiA-like polyprenyltransferase — MKKYFSLVLFAHSVFALPFAMIGFFLGVTTTENPFSWYKLILVLLCMVFARNSAMAFNRYLDRNIDAKNPRTKMRDIPAGKVSANEALIFVIANCVLFAITTYFINPLCFYLSPVALFVVLFYSYTKRFTALCHLVLGLGLALAPIGAYIAVTGHFALVPVLYSLTVLFWVSGFDIIYALQDEEFDREEKLHSIPSALGIKNALNVSVLLHILSATCVILPVFFTSFSWVYYVGIAFFCSMLIYQHLLVKPNDISKVNRAFQTLNGYASVVFAVCFLIDAYLRHK; from the coding sequence ATGAAAAAATACTTTTCACTCGTATTATTCGCTCACTCCGTTTTTGCGCTTCCATTTGCCATGATTGGTTTTTTTTTGGGTGTAACCACTACAGAAAATCCATTTTCATGGTATAAACTCATTTTAGTTTTGCTCTGCATGGTATTTGCCAGAAACTCGGCCATGGCTTTTAACCGTTATCTCGACAGAAACATTGATGCAAAGAACCCGCGTACTAAAATGCGCGATATCCCTGCAGGTAAAGTTTCAGCAAATGAAGCATTGATTTTTGTTATCGCCAATTGTGTGCTTTTTGCCATTACCACCTACTTTATTAATCCACTTTGTTTCTATTTATCGCCTGTGGCTTTATTTGTGGTTTTGTTTTACAGCTATACCAAACGTTTTACTGCGCTTTGCCATTTGGTATTGGGCTTAGGCCTGGCACTTGCCCCTATTGGCGCTTATATTGCCGTAACCGGACATTTCGCCTTAGTACCTGTGCTCTATTCCTTAACAGTATTGTTCTGGGTGAGCGGATTTGATATTATCTATGCATTACAGGACGAAGAATTTGATCGCGAAGAAAAATTACATTCCATTCCATCGGCACTTGGCATTAAAAATGCTCTGAATGTTTCGGTGCTTTTGCATATACTTTCTGCAACTTGTGTTATTTTGCCTGTATTTTTTACCTCTTTTAGCTGGGTTTATTATGTAGGTATTGCGTTTTTCTGTTCAATGTTGATTTATCAGCACTTGTTGGTAAAACCAAACGATATCAGCAAAGTAAACAGGGCATTTCAAACCTTAAATGGTTATGCATCTGTTGTATTTGCTGTATGCTTTTTAATAGATGCGTATTTAAGACATAAATAA